The Acidobacteriota bacterium genome contains the following window.
TCAATGCGATCAGCCGGATGTGTGGTTTGAAAAAAGAGTGCCGCTTAGACATTTGTTCAAAGCCTCCTGCCTTTTATCCATCAGTCTTCGCTCCTCGCCCTCGACAACAGAGCCCATGCCGAGAAAACGGATGGCCTTCACTCGTCGCGCAGCGCGATCATTGGATCCACCCTCGTCGCTTTGCGCGCGGGCAGGTAGCAGGCCAGCAACGTCACGCCTGTCAACAACAGCGTGATCACGATGAACGTCAGCGGGTCGGTCGCACTCACGCTAAACAAGAGCGTCGTCATTAGCCGCGTCAGCGCCCACGCTCCGGCCAAGCCTAGTACGATCCCGATAAGCGCCAGCTTGATTCCGTGCCCGATGAACAGCTTCAGCACGTCACCCGCCTGCGCCCCCAACGCCAACCGAATGCCGATCTCGTGGGTGCGCTGCGTGACCGTGTAGGCCATCACGCCGTAGATGCCGATGGCGGCGATCAGTAGGGCGACAGCAGCGAAGACGCCAAAGATCGCCAGGATGAACCGGCGCTGATCGAGCGAGGATGAGAAAACCTGGTCGAGAGTGCGGAAGCTGAGCGGGACATCGGGACGCAGCGCCGCAACGGCGGCGCGCATCGCCAAAATCAGCGCCGGTGGATCATTCGATGCGCGCACGATGATGGAAAGGCTGGAGACCTGCCACCATTGCGGACGCTGCAATGAATAGGCATAAACCATCGGGCCAGCCTCGGCGTCCAAAGCATGGCGCACATCACCGACCACGCCGACGACGTGGAGCAGGCGTTTATCGGTGTCCATATTGCCAAACTGAATGCGCTGGCCGAGCGGGTCTTCATGCGGCCAGTACCGCTGCGCTAACGATTGGCTGATGACTGCGACGTGTGGCGAATTAACCGTGTCGCCGCGGTCAAACAGTCGTCCCCGCAAGAGCGGAATGCCCATCGCCGCAAAGTAGCCGGTGCTGGCTGGTGCGTACCCCGCCTGACCCCGCCGCGACGGATCGTTATCAATCAGAAACGTGCCGGTCGCCCCGGGGCCAGTCAGCGGCAAGGAGGCGATGCCGCCGACGGCCGTGACGCCCGGCAATTGTCCGAGCCGATCCAGCAGTTGCACATAGAATCGCCGCAACTGCTCGTCTTCCTCCGGCGTGATCGTCGAAGGCAACGCCAGCCTCATCACCACCGCGCTCCCGGTCTTGAAGCCAGGATCAATTTGCCACAACCGCAAGAAGCTGCGTCCCAACAAGCCCGCGCCCGTGAGCAGTACCAGCGTCAGAGAGATCTGTAATGCGACCAACGCGCCGCGCATTCGCCCGCCCGCAGATTGCCCGCGCCCGGCTTCATTTAATCCCTTCTGCAAATTCTGTCTGGCAAATCGCAACGCGGGCAGCAAGCCCAGCGCGACGGCAATCAACACGGCCAATCCGCAGGCGAATAGCAGAACGCGCCCATCCACCGCAATTACGTTGACACGCGGCAGATTTCTCTGATCGAGTTGGAGCAGCAGCGCCACGCCAGCCCGCGCCAGCAGCGTGCCCAGCGCCGCCGCGAGCAGCGTCATTTCCAGATTTTCGATCACAAGTTGCCGCGCCAGCCGCCATCGCCCAGCGCCCAACGCCGCTCTCACCGTGAATTCGCGCTGCCGCGTGATGTATCGCGCGAGCAGAAGATTGGAGACATTGGCGCACGCCACCAGCAGCAGCATCGCTACCGCGCCAGCGAAGAGCCACAGGTTCTCGCGTGAATTTCGAGTCAGATACTGTTGCGCCGGGATAAGCGTGAAATCCACGGCGTCCATCGCCGTGCCGTGCGTCTGTAGCAACTGCTTGGCGATTGCGCTCAACTCCGCGCGCGCCTCCTCGATCCGGACGCCAGGACGCAGCCGTCCAATCGTCCCCAAGCTGTGCGCCGCGCGTGAAGTGTTCGGCGGCTCGATGCTTCTCGTGACCCAAACTTCAGTCTCCGGCGGGAAGTTGAAGCTCGCCGGCATGACGCCTACGACGGTGCAACTGACACCGTCTACATTCAGCCGCACGTCGCTGAAATCGGCTCGCCCGCCGAGCAGCCGCTGCCAGAAACCAAAGCTGACCAGCACGGCTGCTGGCCCGGGGTACTGCGTCTCTTCAAGCAGAAAGGTGCGGCCCGCGATGGGTTCCACACCGAGGACTTCAAAAATCCGCCGCGAGGCATAAGAGACCCGCGTCCGCACGGCCTCGCTGCCGCCTGTGACTACGAGGTTGCCGCCGCCGACGTGCCCCAACGCCACAAAGCTCTGGCTTCGCGCCTCGAGATCCGCGAAGTCTGGTTCCGAGACTCCCATCGCGCCGCCCGACGCATTGACCTCGCGCAAGTAAACCAGACGCTCCGCTTCGGGAAAGGGAAGCGGCCGCAACAACACTGCGTCCACGACGCTGAAGATCGCCGTCGTCGCGCCGATGCCTAAGCTGAGCGTTATGATCGCAATCAACGCGACGCCAGGCTTTGTTCGCAACATGCGCATGCCATAACGCACATCTTGAAACATCTCATCCTCCAATCTTCCAATCTTCGCGGTTGCAGAAGCAGCGCATCCCAAAACGCTCCGAGACTGCGGCGCAGCAAATCAGTTCTTGTTTTCCAATTGAGCTTGTCCCAATCCACCAGGAGCAACTCGCGGTATCGCAGCTCCGCTTCCCACTCCTGTCGCCAATCGGCGCGCAAACGGCGCGGGACAATCACGCCGATGAATTGGATCAGCCTCAGATGTGGTTTCACGTTCCCCACGGTTATTCCTGCCGCAGCGCCTCTAGCGGATCTACCTGCGCCGCTTTGCGCGCGGGCAGCCAACAAGCTAGCAAAGCTACCAATGTCAGCAATGACGCGATGACGGCGAAGGTCAAAGGGTCAGTCCCCTTCACGCCGTAAAGCTGGTCCGCCACCTGGCGCTGCCACGCCTCCGCGGCGAAATACTCGCTCGCCAGAAGTCGCTTCAGGGCATATCCGGTCAACGCGCCGACACCCAGTCCGAGCAGCACCAGTTTCATTCCTTGCCAGACCACTAGCCGCAAGACGTCGCGGGCTTGCGCGCCCAGCGCCATCCGTATGCCGATCTCGTTTGTGCGTTGTGCGACCGAGTAGGCCAACACGCCTGACAGTCCGATGCCCGCGAGCAGTAGTGCCAGCCCGCCGAAAAAGCTAAGCAGCAAGGCGTACAAGCGTTCCTGTCCCAACGTGGCCTGCGAGCGCGCTGTTTGCGAGTTGATCTCTGTGACCGGCAAGTCGCCGTCGAGTTCGCGCACGACTTGACGCACGGTAGCGGCGAGCGCGGTTGGTTCGGCCGCCGTGCGCAGGGCGAAATGCATCTCGCCGAGAACGTCGCCTTCCTGCTGCCACGGAGTGTAGATCAGCGGCTTGATCTCTTCGCGCTGGCTCCTGTATTTGGTGTCAGCGACCACGCCGATGATCTCGACTTCGTGTTTGCGGTTGCTACCGGGGAACGTGACGTGTTTGCCAAGCACGTCTTCATTCGGGAAGAACTTGCGTTCGAAGGTTTGACTTACGATGGCGACTCGGGGCGCGCGCTGGTCATCATGCGCCGTGAAGCACCGCCCACGCAGGAACGGAATTTCCATCGTCGCAAAATAGTTCTCGCGGATCATCTGCCGGTTGGTGTCGTGTTCCACGGCAGTCTTTTCATTCCCCCCGGGCAGCAGGATGTCCTCGTACCAATTTTCATTGGCGATGAGCGCGATCCTTCCGAATGTTGCAGCCTGCACGCCAGGCAGGTTATCCAGCCGCTCAAAGAGTTGCTGGTAGAACTGCATCAACCGCTCGGCTTTGTATCCACCCTGCTCCGGCTGCAACGCGAAGACCAGGAGGTTTTCCTGATTGAAGCCCAGGTTGACTCGTTGCAGATTGGAGAGCGTGCGGATGAACAAACCGGCGCCGACCAATAACAGCAACGAGAGTCCGACCTGCGCGACGATCAGCCCCTTGCTCAGCCGCGACACCGCGCCTGTCGTGCGTCGGCTCTGTTTGAGCGCGGTCGCCAAATCGAGGCTGGTCGCACGCCACGCGGGCGCCAATCCGAACAGCGCACCCGTGAAGAGCGAGACGCCAAGCGTGAACACGAGCACCCGCCAATTCAAATTAACGTCCACGCCGCTGGGCAAGAATCTCGTGTCTTTGTCGGTCAGTGTCAGGAGCGCGCTCTTACCCCAGAAAGCGAAGAGCACGCCAACCGCGCCTCCCAACGCAGCGAGCAGCACACTTTCAGTCAGCAGTTGTCGCACCAGGCGCCAGCGCCCCGCGCCGACCGCGAGCCGCACGCTGATTTCCGGGCCGCGCAAGGCCGCCCGTGCCATCAACAGGTTTGCAACGTTGGCGCACGCAATCAGCAGCACAAGCGCCACAACGATGAACAAACCGTAGATCGTGGTTGAATACAGTCTGCGGCGGTCCAGCATCCCACGGCTCCCGGATTCCGCAATCAGGCGCGGGTAATCTTTCTGCTCGAGTTGCGCCGGTTCATTCGCCTTGCGCGGCGGCGGCCTGACCTCCAACGCGGCGGCTTGAAAAGTAGCGTTCAAGCTGTCGCGCGCCTGTTCGTAGGTTGCGCCCGGTTTTAGCCGCCCCATCAAGTTCAGCCACCAGACGCCTGGTTCTTTCGCCGTGCCCAATCTGCTTTGTTCGCCCAACAGCAGTGGCTCGCAGGCAACCGGGACGGTGACGGCGGGGTGATAATCCACTTGCGACGTGCCGGTGAAAGCGGCCGGCGTCACGCCGATGATGGTGAACGACAGCTTGTTGAGGTTGAGCTGTTGGCCGATGACGGAGGGATTCGCGCCAAACCGCTCTTGCCAAAACTGATGGCTGAGCACGACCACTGGCGCTGCGCCTTGCCAATCATCTTCGTCAGTGATTCCGCGCCCCAGAGTTGGTTGCATTCGCAGCCCGGCGTAATAGCCGCCGGACACGGCTTCCCCTTTGACAATCTCCGCCTGCTCCCCCACCACCGCAGTCACTTCGTGGATCGGAGCGAAGGCAAAGAAATCGCTGAGCGGGCTTTCCGGCGCAACGGCGCGCGCCTGGCGCATCTTTTCAAAGACCTCGTGGCGAAACAGCGAAAGTCCTTTTGTGTTCGGCGGCCCGGGCACGAACGACGTGCCGCTCATTCCATTCACTCTGAACGAGAGTCCGGCTTGCCATTCAAAGAGCACCAACCGCTCCGGCTCAGCGACCGGCAAGGTCCTCAGCAACACAGCGTCCACCACACTGAATAATGCGGTGTTCGCCCCTATGCCCAGCGCCAGGGAAAGCACGGCGACCACCGTGAAGCCTTTATGCTTGAGCAGCATTCGCACGCCGTAACGCAAATCTTGAAACACCTCGTCCTCCAATCTTTGTGGTTGCAACGCCAGCGCATCCCAGAACGCGCCGAGACTGCGGCGGACCAGATCAAATCTTGTTTTCCAATTGAGGTTGTCCCAATCAGCCAGCAGCAACTCGCGGTATCGCAACTCAGCTTCCCACTCCTGCTTCCAATCCGCTCGCAAGCGGCGCGGCACAATCACGCCGATCAAGGCGATCAGCCAGAGCCAGAAACGAAAGCGCGTTGTTTGCGTCAAACCAGCCATTGGTTTCACTCGTGCCTCAGCGCCAGCAGCGGATCAACTTGCGTCGCCCGGCGGGCAGGGAAATAACAGGCCACCGACGCCACCACCAGCAGCAGTACGGGAAGCAACACAAACGTCCACGGATCAGTCGCGCTCACGTCGAAGAGCAGCGTCTCCATCAAGCGCGTCAGTGCGAATGAAGCCACTAACCCGAACGCCACGCCGAGCAGTGTCAGCTTCATCCCCTGCCCCTGCACCAACCGCAGTACATCTCGCGCCTCGGCGCCCAACGCCATCCGAATGCCCAACTCGTGTGTGCGTTGCGCAACCGAGTAGGCAATCACGCCGTAAATCCCGATGGCGGCCAGCAACAACGCCAGCCCCGCAAACACTCCCAGCAACGTCATCAATACGCGACGTTCTGCAATTGAGTCTGCGAGCGTGGCGTCGAGTGTGGTCAGGCCGGCAACGCCCAGGTCTTTATCCACCGCCGCAACTGCTTGCTTGAGCGCGCCAGCCACCATTTGCGGTTCGCCTTTGGGACGCACCAACAGGCTCATAAACGACCAGACGCTTTGCGGGTGCGGAACGTAAGCGAGCGGCGGCGCTTCGCTCTCCAACTTCAACTGTCTGACATCGCCGGCGACGCCAACGATCTCGAACCAGACCGGAGGCCTCCGAGTGCCGAGGTGAATGCGTTTGCCGGCGACCTCTTCGTTCGGGAAAAAGCGTTTGGCGAAACTTTGATTGACGATGACTACGCCAGGGGCTTGTGCATCGTCGTGGATGCTGAAAGCCCGGCCGCCGAGCAGCGGGATTTGCAACGTGCGGAAATAATCCGGGCTGACAGGAATTTGCCCGGCAAACAACCCCTGCGGAGTTTCGGGACGGCCTTCGATGATGAAGATGCGCGAGTTGTAAATGTCACTCAGCGGCGAGTAGGCGGCGGTAGCTGTGGCCTCAACACCGGGCAAGGCTTGCAGCTTCTCGGTGATTTGTTGCAGGAAAGCGGTGCGCTTTTCAGGTTGCCCGTAACGCGCATCCGGGAGGTTGAGATTCAATGTCACCACGCCTTCCGGCTTGAAGCCCGGATCAACCGCCTGCAACTTGAGAAAGCTTTTGATGAGCAGTCCCGCGCCCACCAGCAACACCAGCGACAACGCGATTTCAACGACCATTAGCCCTGCGCGCAAGCGTTGGCCGTCCGGTCTGGATGCCGCGCTGCCTTTCAAAACCGCACTCGGTTGCTGAAGCGAAACCTGCAATGCCGGCATCAAACCGAACACTGCGCCCGTCAACAGAACAGCCAACGCCGTGAAGCCGAGCGCCCGGCCATCGAGCGCGACCTCATCCAATCGAGCCAGCTTCAGCACACTGAGCCCCTTCAACCAACTCAGACTCCACACGGCCAACAGCAATCCCGCTATGCCACCGAACGCCGCCAGCAGCAGGCTCTCCGTCAACAACTGCCGCAGCAAACGCCCGCGACTTGCGCCCAACGCCGCGCGCACGGCCATCTCCCGTTCTCGGCCCGACGCGCGGGCCAGCAGCAGGTTGGCGATGTTGGCGCAGGCAATCAGCAACACAAAGGCGACCGCGCCAAACAACACCAACAACGGTCTGCGAATCGCGCCCGTCAACTGCTCGTTGAGCGGCCTCAGATCGAAATGATCCCGCGTGGATCGCGCGGATTGCGCCGCCAACTCTGCCGCCATGCTGTCCATCCCGGCGTGCGCCTGTTCGCGAGACAAACCCGGCTTCAGGCGAGCCAGCACGTTTATGAAATAGGCCTGACGATTGGCCTGCGGGTCGAGCGTCAAGGTCCTCCAAAGCCTGGTCTCATCGGGATAATTGAAGCCCGGCGGCATCACTCCAATCACAGTGCAGGGCCGAGCATTGATGGTCACTTGCTGTCCGATGATGCCCGGTGCAGCGCCGAATTGCTGCTGCCATAACGCGTGACTGAGCACGACCACGGCTTCCGCCCCCGGTTTGTCTTCGTCGGGCAGAAAGCCGCGCCCTAACAGCGGCGGCACGCCCAGCGTCTCGAAAAAGCCAGCCGAGACATTGGCGCCGCGCACCAATGCCGCTTCATCCGCACCAGCAAGATTGAAGCGCCCATTGGTAAAAGCCGTCATCTGCTCGAAGACCTGATTCCGCTGTTGCCAATCAATGAAAAGCGGCACCGAGCTGGGGAGGTCTTTGGCCGTCTGCTCGGCATTCGCGCGCCAGACCATCACCAGCCGCTCCGGGTTCTTGAACGGCAGCGGCTTGAGCAACATGGAATTGACCATCGTAAAAATGGTCGTGTTCGCGCCGATGCCGAGGGCGAGTGTGACGACGGCAATCAACGTGAAGCCGGGGTCCTTCAGCAGCATTCGTATGCCGTAACGCAGGTCTTGAAACATCTCGTCCTCCAATCGCTGCGGTTGTAACAGCAGCGCATCCCAAAACGCGCCAAGACTGCGCCGCAGCAGATCAAGTTTGGTTTTCCAGTTGAGCTTGTTCCAATCAGCCAGTAACTCTTCGCGATGTCTTAACTCGGCCTCCCATTCTTGCTTCCAATCGGCGCGCAGTCTTCGCGGAACGATCACGCCGATGACGTTGATTAACCAAAGATGCGGCTGTTTGTGGCGCTTGCTGGACCGGTTTGAGAGCGACATCTGAAACCCCGCTGATCATCCTCGTTCACGAGAGGGCTTGATCTTCGATGGGTAAGGCGCGAGATTTTCCAACATCCGGTAGCGTTTTGTGGCTTCGGCTAAGGCGTCTTTTCCGTCGGAGGTCAATTCGTAATACTTGCGCGGAGGCCGTCCTTCACGTTGAGCGATACCCGCCTTCTCCCATTTGGAATCAATGAGACTCGTTTCCTCGAGCCTGCGCAGCGCCGGGTAGACGGTCCCACTCGGCAAGCCGGTGATATCCATAATGTCGAAGCCGTATTGATAGCCGTTAGACAGCGCTTGCAGGATCGCCGCCGCCGAATGAGAGAGGTACGCTTTCGGACTCATCAGCCCTCCTTTGACTGTCCTGAGTAGGATGCTAGTTATATAGAATGCTACATAGGCTGTCAAGGTTGAAGGTTGGCTGCCCCTTTTCTCGTTTACAGCAAGATCGCTCGTGTAGTAAAAAGCGAACGATCGCGCTGCAAGAGGTGCGGTATGGAAGCCATATGCGAGATCAGCAAGCCGCAACACAGGGACGCCACCCGCGGACAGGTATTCTCGATCGCCTGCAGCCCGTCGCAACTCCCAGTCTGTTAAGATTGCTCGGCAAGAAAAGCGCCGCGCGTAAGACCACCACCAACAGAACGACAAAACGAAAGGAGTCAGCATGAGTGACAAACACCACGACGTTGCGTTGATTTTGAAGCTGTATGAGCTTCGCCGCGAGGAGGGGATTCGCCGCGCGCGCAAATGGTACTTCACCGAGTTCAACCCACAGAGCGCCGAGGACATTGTGAAGATCTTCGGCAGCGGACACGACGGAAGCGCCTACTATCGAATGATAACTTCCTACTGGGAAATGGCCTCGTCTTTTGTGAACAACGGCGGAATAGACGAGAAGATGTTCCTGGATGCCAACGGAGAGCACGTCGGGGTGTTCTCGAAGCTCGAGCCGTTCATCACCGAAGTGCGGGAGGCGATCGGCCAGCCGGACTACCTGCGCCAGCTCGAAACTCTGGTTGGCAAAACACCAAACGCGAAGGAGCGGCTCGACCGGCTTCGCGGAGTATTTTCACGCTGGTCAAAGATCGCAAAGGAGTCAGCGTAATCGAGGAGGATTGCAATGCGATTTATCACAGTCTTCAGCCTTGTCACCGTCATGTTGTCCGGCATGATCTTCTCGGTTTTGGCAGGTTCGTATTCGGACAAGAAACTCACCAAAGCAGACGTCGACGCAATGATGAAGGAGCTTTCCAACTGGGGGCGCTGGGGCAAAGACGATCAGCTTGGCGCAATGAACCTGATCACTCCGGCGAAGCGAAAGCAAGCCGCGGCGCTGGTGAAAGACGGCGTTTCAATTTCGCTGGCGCGCGACACCAACACCGAAACTGCACCGGACAACGCGCAGCCTTACGAGCATTCGATGACGCTGAGCGGCGTCGGCAATCGCGGACAGTTCAGCCTGGATAAGATCGGCGTCTCTTTTCACGGCTACCAACACACGCATTTGGATGCGCTCTGTCATATGTTCTGGCAGGGCAAAATGTATAACGGATTCTCGCAGGAAGAAGTCACTAAAGAGGGCGCAGCAAAACTCTCGATCGCGAATCTGAAGCCGGGCGTCTTCACCCGTGGGATTCTGATTGACCTGCCTAAGCTCAAAGGCGTGCCGTACCTTGAACCCGGAACGCCGATTTATCCCGAAGACCTGGATGCGTGGGAGAAGATGGCGAAGATCAAGGTTTCACCGGGAGATGTCATCTTCGTCCGCACTGGACGATGGGCACGCCGGGCCGCGGTTGGCGCCTGGGATGTGAGCGGGAAGTCTGCCGGGCTTCACGCTTCGTGCGCAAGATGGATCAGGCAACGCGACGTTGCGATCATCGGGAGCGATGTGGCGAGCGACTTGCTCCCTTCAGGCATCGACGGCGTGTCGCATCCGATTCATCAACTGGTGCTGGTAGCGATGGGCGTGCATATCTTCGACAACTGCGATCTTGAAGCCGTGAGCGAAGCCTGCGCAAAACGCAATCGATGGGATTTCTTGCTGACGGCCGCGCCGATCGCGGTGGTCGGCGGCACTGGATCGCCGCTCAATCCGATTGCTACCTTCTGATCAGTGACGGTGTTTGGGAGATCGAATGGAATCGCCAGGTCGACTACTTATCACGATGGTGCTCGCTGGAGTTGTGTCTGTTTCCTCCGAGGGCATTGCCGCTTTTCGCAACGACGCCGAGCAACAGCAACCGCCGCAGGCTGATCCGGCGAGCGCCGAGATCTACCAGCAGAAATGCGCGATGTGCCATGAAAACCCGGTGGATCGAGTCCCGCCTCGATTCCTGATCGCGAGACGCTCGGCCGAGGATGTCATCCACACTCTGACCACCGGCGCGATGAAACAACAAGCGGCCGGCCTAAACGCCGATCAGATTCGAGCGCTCGCGATTTATCTCACCGGCAAACAGCCCGGCGCGCCTGTTCAGGCAAACCTCGAAGCGAACCGCTGCAAGGGCAGCGGCGGACCGATTAATCTCAACGGCCCCCAGTGGAACGGATGGGGACGTGACAATCAGAACTCTCGCTATCAGCCCAAGCCGGAACTAAAAGCTGAAGACGTTCCCAAGCTGAAGGTGAAGTGGGCCTGGTCGCATCCCGGTCCGATGGCGACTGGACAGCCGGTGATCATCGGCGATCGTCTCTATATCACTACCGAGGTGGGACAGATCTTTTGCTTGAACGCGCAAACGGGTTGCACGTATTGGACGATGAACGCCGGAGCAGCAGTTCGCGCCGCGATGAGCGTCGGTCCGCTGCCTCCCGGATCGCAGGCCAGGTTTGCGCTTTATTTCGGCGATGAGAAATCAAACGTTCAGGCTGTGGATGCCGCGACCGGAAGGCTGCTGTGGAAGACGAAGATCGAGGAGCATCTGCTCTCGCGGATAACCGGCTCGCCGGTGCTGTACCGGGACCGGATCTATGTGCCCGTTTCCTCTTTTGAAGAGACCGCCGGACGCGACAGCAAGTATGAGTGCTGCACGTTTCGCGGCAGTGTTGTAGCGCTCAACGCCTACTCGGGCAAGGTCCTCTGGAAGACGTTCACGGTCCAGGATGTGCCGAAGCCCTTTAAGAAAAACTCCACCGGCACGCAGATGTACGGTCCCGCCGGCGGCGCAATCTGGTCGGCCCCGGCACTCGATCTGAAACGTAAGCTGATTTACGCCGGCTCCGGCAATTCATACACCGATGCCGCAACGGCGCTCACTGACGCGATCATTGCATTCGACATGGAGACGGGCAAGATCAAGTGGTCGAATCAAGTCACTCCCAAAGACAATTTCCTGGTAGGCTGCCGCCAGCCCGGCGTCGGCAACTGCCCTGAAGAAGCGGGACCCGACTATGACTTTGGCAGCTCCCCGATTCTGCACACGTTGCCCAACGGCAAGCAGGTCATTCTGGCCGGGCAGAAGTCCGGCGTGATGTATGCGCTTGATCCCGGCGACAACGGTAAGATTCTGTGGCAAGTGAAAGTAGGTAACGGCGGCGCGCTCGGCGGGATCGAGTGGGGATTCGCAGCCGATTCGGAAAACGCTTACGTGCCGATGGCCGACGTGTTTGGCGCGGGCCGTAAGCCGGGCATAACCGCCTTGAAGATCGCAACCGGAGAGAAGCTTTGGTATGTGCCGGCGCCTCCGGCGAAATGCAGTTGGGGAACGACACGTTGCGCCAACTCTCAATCTCAAGCGGCGACGGTCATTCCCGGCGCAGTCTTTTCAGGAACCGCGGACGGGCATCTGCGGGCTTACTCGACCAAAGACGGAACGGTGATCTGGGACTTTGATACGGCGGCCGAGCCCTACGACGGCGTCAACGGAGTGAAGGCGAAGGGCGGCACGTTGGATGGCGGCGGACCAACGATCGCGAATGGAGTGCTGTACGTGAATTCCGGCTACGGCCGGATCATCGGCCAGCCGGGCAATGTGCTGCTGGCGTTCACGGTTGATGGTAAGTGATTCGGACGGTTCTTTTAGAACGGGCGTATACCTGAGAGAATTAGGAGCGAATGCGCGACGAAGTCGATCAAAGAGGCACGAGCGCTGCAACCCAACCGGGAGGGAGTATCACCATTCCTCCCGAGCTTGCGGACGTGGTGAGAGTGGGTGTGCGCGCCGGCCGCGAAGTGCCGGGCAGTGTGGCGCTGGGCGGTTCAGTGTGTGCTCTCTTCGCTCATCATAGAGAGTCGATCGACATCGATTTTGTTCTTACCGATCTCAACAAACGATTTCAGGAAGTGAGAGAACATCTGTTAGAGGTTCCCGGATGGAAGGAGGCGCGGATCAGGGTCCCAGTCCTGATTCTCGGCTCGCTTGACGGCGTTGAGGTTGGCTATCGTCAGCTTCGCCGTTCGGCGCCGCTCGAGACACAGGAAGTTGAAACGCCGGAAGGGACGTTGATCATCCCGACGCTGGCGGAGATGCTGAGAGTGAAGGCTTTTCTCATCTACGAGCGGGATACCACTCGAGACTTCGTTGATTTTGCCGAGCTGTCTCGTCTACTCGAACCGGACGAAGTAGTGGATGCTCTGAGTGTGCTTGATGAGAAGTTTGGTTGGGAAAAGCAGCCGTCGATCATCCTCGAAGTGACTAAGGCCCTTATGCGGCCCGAGCCGCACGACCGAGGCACCAACGGATTCGAGACGCTTCGGTTTCTCGATCCTAAGCTAAAGACCTGGGAAGAAGTGGCGGCGCAGTGCTGCGACATCGGGCGGCGTCTGGCGGTTAGAACGTTAGGTGGGAACTCAGATGCAACATAGGAATATCAACACTGAAGAATGGTCGCGAATGGCGATTGATTCTCTTTTTGAGCGCGGAGTTCTTCCCGATTGGCGCGAATTCGCGCAAGCCTTGCGGCGGGACGCTGACCTAGCAAGCGAAACCCTCCTAATGTGTGAGCGCCATCCCAACAAAGCGTCGGCCGCGCTTGCCCGCACACTGGCCGAGCATTTTCACCCTGAACTTCTTCGGCGGTGACCATCACGATGAGCAACAGCCCGAACCTCCTCTCAGGACTGCGTGTGATCGACTGCGGCACCTACATCGCCGGGCCGGCCGCGGCTACCATGATGTCCGACTTCGG
Protein-coding sequences here:
- a CDS encoding ABC transporter permease encodes the protein MFQDVRYGMRMLRTKPGVALIAIITLSLGIGATTAIFSVVDAVLLRPLPFPEAERLVYLREVNASGGAMGVSEPDFADLEARSQSFVALGHVGGGNLVVTGGSEAVRTRVSYASRRIFEVLGVEPIAGRTFLLEETQYPGPAAVLVSFGFWQRLLGGRADFSDVRLNVDGVSCTVVGVMPASFNFPPETEVWVTRSIEPPNTSRAAHSLGTIGRLRPGVRIEEARAELSAIAKQLLQTHGTAMDAVDFTLIPAQQYLTRNSRENLWLFAGAVAMLLLVACANVSNLLLARYITRQREFTVRAALGAGRWRLARQLVIENLEMTLLAAALGTLLARAGVALLLQLDQRNLPRVNVIAVDGRVLLFACGLAVLIAVALGLLPALRFARQNLQKGLNEAGRGQSAGGRMRGALVALQISLTLVLLTGAGLLGRSFLRLWQIDPGFKTGSAVVMRLALPSTITPEEDEQLRRFYVQLLDRLGQLPGVTAVGGIASLPLTGPGATGTFLIDNDPSRRGQAGYAPASTGYFAAMGIPLLRGRLFDRGDTVNSPHVAVISQSLAQRYWPHEDPLGQRIQFGNMDTDKRLLHVVGVVGDVRHALDAEAGPMVYAYSLQRPQWWQVSSLSIIVRASNDPPALILAMRAAVAALRPDVPLSFRTLDQVFSSSLDQRRFILAIFGVFAAVALLIAAIGIYGVMAYTVTQRTHEIGIRLALGAQAGDVLKLFIGHGIKLALIGIVLGLAGAWALTRLMTTLLFSVSATDPLTFIVITLLLTGVTLLACYLPARKATRVDPMIALRDE
- a CDS encoding ABC transporter permease, with protein sequence MAGLTQTTRFRFWLWLIALIGVIVPRRLRADWKQEWEAELRYRELLLADWDNLNWKTRFDLVRRSLGAFWDALALQPQRLEDEVFQDLRYGVRMLLKHKGFTVVAVLSLALGIGANTALFSVVDAVLLRTLPVAEPERLVLFEWQAGLSFRVNGMSGTSFVPGPPNTKGLSLFRHEVFEKMRQARAVAPESPLSDFFAFAPIHEVTAVVGEQAEIVKGEAVSGGYYAGLRMQPTLGRGITDEDDWQGAAPVVVLSHQFWQERFGANPSVIGQQLNLNKLSFTIIGVTPAAFTGTSQVDYHPAVTVPVACEPLLLGEQSRLGTAKEPGVWWLNLMGRLKPGATYEQARDSLNATFQAAALEVRPPPRKANEPAQLEQKDYPRLIAESGSRGMLDRRRLYSTTIYGLFIVVALVLLIACANVANLLMARAALRGPEISVRLAVGAGRWRLVRQLLTESVLLAALGGAVGVLFAFWGKSALLTLTDKDTRFLPSGVDVNLNWRVLVFTLGVSLFTGALFGLAPAWRATSLDLATALKQSRRTTGAVSRLSKGLIVAQVGLSLLLLVGAGLFIRTLSNLQRVNLGFNQENLLVFALQPEQGGYKAERLMQFYQQLFERLDNLPGVQAATFGRIALIANENWYEDILLPGGNEKTAVEHDTNRQMIRENYFATMEIPFLRGRCFTAHDDQRAPRVAIVSQTFERKFFPNEDVLGKHVTFPGSNRKHEVEIIGVVADTKYRSQREEIKPLIYTPWQQEGDVLGEMHFALRTAAEPTALAATVRQVVRELDGDLPVTEINSQTARSQATLGQERLYALLLSFFGGLALLLAGIGLSGVLAYSVAQRTNEIGIRMALGAQARDVLRLVVWQGMKLVLLGLGVGALTGYALKRLLASEYFAAEAWQRQVADQLYGVKGTDPLTFAVIASLLTLVALLACWLPARKAAQVDPLEALRQE
- a CDS encoding ABC transporter permease, which codes for MSLSNRSSKRHKQPHLWLINVIGVIVPRRLRADWKQEWEAELRHREELLADWNKLNWKTKLDLLRRSLGAFWDALLLQPQRLEDEMFQDLRYGIRMLLKDPGFTLIAVVTLALGIGANTTIFTMVNSMLLKPLPFKNPERLVMVWRANAEQTAKDLPSSVPLFIDWQQRNQVFEQMTAFTNGRFNLAGADEAALVRGANVSAGFFETLGVPPLLGRGFLPDEDKPGAEAVVVLSHALWQQQFGAAPGIIGQQVTINARPCTVIGVMPPGFNYPDETRLWRTLTLDPQANRQAYFINVLARLKPGLSREQAHAGMDSMAAELAAQSARSTRDHFDLRPLNEQLTGAIRRPLLVLFGAVAFVLLIACANIANLLLARASGREREMAVRAALGASRGRLLRQLLTESLLLAAFGGIAGLLLAVWSLSWLKGLSVLKLARLDEVALDGRALGFTALAVLLTGAVFGLMPALQVSLQQPSAVLKGSAASRPDGQRLRAGLMVVEIALSLVLLVGAGLLIKSFLKLQAVDPGFKPEGVVTLNLNLPDARYGQPEKRTAFLQQITEKLQALPGVEATATAAYSPLSDIYNSRIFIIEGRPETPQGLFAGQIPVSPDYFRTLQIPLLGGRAFSIHDDAQAPGVVIVNQSFAKRFFPNEEVAGKRIHLGTRRPPVWFEIVGVAGDVRQLKLESEAPPLAYVPHPQSVWSFMSLLVRPKGEPQMVAGALKQAVAAVDKDLGVAGLTTLDATLADSIAERRVLMTLLGVFAGLALLLAAIGIYGVIAYSVAQRTHELGIRMALGAEARDVLRLVQGQGMKLTLLGVAFGLVASFALTRLMETLLFDVSATDPWTFVLLPVLLLVVASVACYFPARRATQVDPLLALRHE